In the Kineosporiaceae bacterium genome, one interval contains:
- a CDS encoding DUF1232 domain-containing protein, which translates to MAVTIRRRAAWAALFRALRSASGPGMGVGPRLRAVPRMLSLGLNGRYPHLDRSRLLAAGLGLVYLISPIDLMPEAFLWVFGLGDDALVAAWLAGVVLSETETFLAWEKATTGPGAEPGVRVVVGEVVE; encoded by the coding sequence ATGGCTGTCACGATTCGCCGGCGAGCGGCGTGGGCCGCGCTGTTCCGGGCGTTGCGCAGCGCGAGCGGCCCGGGCATGGGCGTCGGACCGCGGTTGCGGGCCGTGCCGCGCATGCTGTCGCTGGGGCTGAACGGCAGGTATCCGCACCTGGATCGTTCGCGGCTGCTGGCCGCCGGGCTCGGGCTGGTCTACCTGATCTCGCCGATCGATCTGATGCCCGAGGCCTTCCTGTGGGTCTTCGGTCTCGGGGACGACGCGCTGGTCGCCGCCTGGTTGGCCGGGGTCGTGCTGAGTGAGACCGAGACCTTCCTCGCGTGGGAGAAGGCCACCACGGGGCCGGGCGCCGAACCCGGGGTGCGCGTGGTCGTGGGCGAGGTCGTGGAGTAG
- a CDS encoding bifunctional o-acetylhomoserine/o-acetylserine sulfhydrylase has product MSNGWSFETRQIHAGQEPDPTTGARALPIYQTTSYVFRDTDHAANLFGLKEFGNIYTRLMNPTTDVVEKRLASLEGGVGALFVASGQAAETLALLNLAEAGDHIVASPSLYGGTYNLFHYTFPKIGIEVTFVDDPDDLDSWRAAVRPNTKAFFGETIANPKQDILDIEGVAAVAHEVGVPLVVDNTVATPYLIRPLEWGADIVVHSTTKYLGGHGTALGGAIIDGGSFDFAASPDRFPNYNQPDPSYHGLVYARDLGVGSGLGANLAFILKARVQLLRDLGPAASPFNAFLLAQGLETLSLRIERHVQNAAAVAEWLEQRDEVESVAYAGLTSSPWYERGKKYAPKGTGAVLAFEIKGGVEAGKRFVNALELHSHVANIGDVRSLVIHPASTTHSQLSAEEQIASGVTPGLVRLSVGIENIADILADLETGFRAAKAG; this is encoded by the coding sequence ATGAGTAACGGTTGGTCCTTCGAAACGCGTCAGATCCACGCCGGTCAGGAGCCCGACCCGACCACAGGGGCGCGGGCACTGCCGATCTACCAGACCACGTCCTACGTCTTCCGGGACACCGATCACGCAGCGAACCTGTTCGGACTCAAGGAGTTCGGCAACATCTACACGCGATTGATGAACCCCACCACCGACGTGGTCGAGAAGAGGTTGGCCAGCCTCGAGGGTGGTGTGGGTGCGCTCTTCGTGGCCAGCGGTCAAGCCGCCGAGACCCTCGCCCTGCTCAACCTGGCCGAGGCAGGCGACCACATCGTGGCCAGCCCGAGCCTGTACGGCGGCACCTACAACCTGTTCCACTACACCTTCCCGAAGATCGGTATCGAGGTCACCTTCGTCGACGACCCGGACGACCTGGACTCCTGGCGCGCGGCGGTGCGTCCGAACACCAAGGCGTTCTTCGGCGAGACCATCGCCAACCCCAAGCAGGACATCCTCGACATCGAGGGCGTGGCCGCAGTGGCCCACGAGGTCGGGGTGCCGCTGGTGGTGGACAACACCGTGGCCACGCCGTACCTGATCCGGCCGCTCGAGTGGGGCGCCGACATCGTCGTGCACTCGACCACCAAGTATCTCGGCGGACACGGCACGGCCCTGGGCGGGGCCATCATCGACGGCGGCAGCTTCGACTTCGCCGCATCACCCGATCGGTTCCCCAACTACAACCAGCCCGACCCCAGCTACCACGGGCTGGTGTATGCCCGCGACCTCGGCGTGGGCAGCGGGCTCGGGGCGAACCTCGCGTTCATCCTGAAGGCTCGGGTGCAGTTGCTGCGCGACCTCGGCCCAGCGGCCTCGCCGTTCAACGCCTTCCTGTTGGCCCAGGGGCTCGAGACGCTCAGCCTGCGCATCGAGCGGCACGTGCAGAATGCCGCGGCGGTGGCCGAGTGGCTCGAGCAGCGTGACGAAGTGGAGTCCGTGGCCTACGCCGGTCTGACCTCGAGCCCCTGGTACGAGCGGGGCAAGAAGTACGCCCCGAAGGGCACCGGCGCCGTCCTGGCCTTCGAGATCAAGGGTGGTGTCGAGGCGGGCAAGCGGTTCGTGAACGCCCTCGAATTGCACAGCCACGTCGCGAACATCGGCGACGTGCGCAGCCTGGTGATCCACCCGGCGTCCACCACGCACAGCCAGCTGAGCGCCGAGGAGCAGATCGCCAGCGGGGTGACCCCCGGTCTGGTGCGGTTGTCCGTGGGCATCGAGAACATCGCCGACATCCTGGCCGACCTCGAGACCGGCTTCCGCGCGGCCAAGGCCGGCTGA
- a CDS encoding DUF4192 domain-containing protein, which produces MDTIVAADPADLIAYAYYRIGFRPRESLVVIGMLPARSSGEAGRNGGPGGSGRSGRSGRMQVGMVARLDLPPVRERRQAFEHLARLMADQDHPAAVALLITQRPTDSLVKAWRKAARAGRLGVMDVITVDDQSYRSILCRDEGCCPPEGFPLASVFAGPMAADLVSRGQALVEEADDLVADVAPVDPLPPELFVDVPSTAAVRFDLMRRWGDLVAAQGDLVPAEIDSEDLVDLVQGLDDVRFRDAVLVAMSAPTGADGLSSARLMAAGEAERAMAEAERHLPDDELLRRSRRVLAAVARRAPVGRRAEALGVLAWAAWWQGEPVQARLLAERALQDQPQHRMSHLVLGLVSACIAPPWVARQRALIS; this is translated from the coding sequence ATGGACACCATCGTCGCCGCCGACCCGGCCGACCTGATCGCTTACGCCTACTACCGCATCGGATTCCGTCCGCGCGAGAGTCTGGTGGTGATCGGCATGCTCCCCGCCCGATCCTCCGGTGAGGCGGGCCGCAACGGCGGGCCGGGCGGCTCCGGCAGATCCGGCAGGTCCGGGCGAATGCAGGTGGGTATGGTCGCGCGGCTCGACCTGCCTCCGGTACGGGAACGCCGGCAGGCCTTCGAGCACCTCGCGCGGCTGATGGCCGACCAGGATCACCCCGCTGCGGTCGCCCTGTTGATCACGCAGCGTCCGACCGACTCGCTGGTCAAGGCGTGGCGCAAGGCCGCACGCGCCGGCCGGCTGGGGGTGATGGACGTGATCACGGTCGATGACCAGAGCTATCGGTCCATCCTCTGTCGGGACGAGGGGTGCTGCCCACCCGAGGGCTTCCCGCTGGCGTCGGTGTTCGCCGGCCCGATGGCCGCTGACCTGGTGTCTCGCGGTCAAGCCCTGGTCGAGGAGGCCGACGACCTGGTGGCCGACGTCGCTCCCGTCGATCCGCTGCCGCCGGAGTTGTTCGTCGACGTCCCGAGCACCGCTGCGGTCCGCTTCGACCTGATGCGGCGCTGGGGCGACCTGGTGGCGGCACAGGGCGACCTGGTTCCGGCCGAGATCGACAGCGAAGACCTGGTCGATCTCGTCCAGGGGCTGGACGACGTGCGCTTCCGGGACGCCGTCCTGGTCGCCATGTCGGCGCCGACCGGGGCCGACGGTCTCAGCTCGGCGCGCCTGATGGCGGCGGGGGAGGCCGAGCGGGCCATGGCCGAGGCAGAGCGCCACCTTCCCGATGACGAGCTGCTCCGCCGCAGCCGGCGTGTGTTGGCTGCGGTGGCTCGGCGGGCGCCGGTCGGGCGACGTGCCGAGGCGCTGGGTGTCCTGGCCTGGGCGGCGTGGTGGCAGGGCGAACCGGTTCAGGCACGGCTGCTGGCCGAGCGCGCGCTGCAGGACCAGCCGCAGCACCGGATGTCCCACCTGGTGCTCGGTTTGGTGAGTGCCTGCATCGCACCGCCGTGGGTGGCCCGTCAGCGAGCGCTCATATCGTGA